The following are encoded in a window of Sphaerisporangium siamense genomic DNA:
- a CDS encoding VOC family protein, which yields MPDSPRWSHVGLNCRDQKATEEFYTRYFGFRRARVAEADGTRVIFLRRGDALLELFPTTAAPAPEASDDGPATPGVTRHLAFQVDDVDAFLDQAGDDAHITLGPLKFDEYIPGWKTVWVRDPDGLIIEISQGYVDQPPEELQRHA from the coding sequence ATGCCCGACAGCCCGCGCTGGTCGCACGTCGGCCTGAACTGCCGCGACCAGAAGGCCACCGAAGAGTTCTACACCCGCTACTTCGGCTTCAGGAGAGCGAGGGTCGCGGAGGCGGACGGCACGCGGGTCATCTTCCTGCGCCGCGGTGACGCCCTCCTCGAACTGTTCCCCACCACCGCCGCCCCCGCCCCCGAGGCGTCCGACGACGGCCCCGCCACCCCCGGCGTCACCCGCCACCTGGCCTTCCAGGTCGACGACGTGGACGCCTTCCTGGACCAGGCCGGCGACGACGCCCACATCACCCTCGGCCCCTTGAAGTTCGACGAGTACATCCCCGGCTGGAAGACCGTATGGGTCCGCGACCCCGACGGCCTGATCATCGAAATAAGCCAGGGCTACGTCGACCAGCCCCCCGAAGAACTCCAACGCCACGCCTGA
- a CDS encoding nuclear transport factor 2 family protein, giving the protein MDTREVITRYYELANAGEWDAWCDLFAENQVMDEQLAGHVEGRETLRGMMKGFPETYARFANVPAHVVVEGEQAAVVSRISAVTVGGESIEAGVCNYFVVTDGLISYMSNFHDSVPFAPILGK; this is encoded by the coding sequence GTGGACACCAGAGAAGTGATCACGCGCTACTACGAGCTCGCCAACGCCGGCGAGTGGGACGCCTGGTGCGACCTGTTCGCCGAGAACCAGGTGATGGACGAGCAGCTCGCCGGGCACGTCGAGGGCCGGGAGACCCTGCGCGGGATGATGAAGGGATTCCCGGAGACCTACGCGCGCTTCGCCAACGTCCCCGCCCACGTCGTCGTCGAGGGCGAGCAGGCGGCCGTGGTCTCGCGCATCTCCGCCGTCACGGTCGGCGGCGAGTCGATCGAGGCCGGGGTGTGCAACTACTTCGTCGTCACCGACGGGCTCATCTCCTACATGTCCAACTTCCACGACAGCGTGCCGTTCGCGCCCATCCTCGGTAAGTGA
- a CDS encoding ester cyclase, protein MSEQLYQRFAQLFNARELDGLGEVMTEDFIDHHPGLVDVAGLSIYQANLGAVIEALQMVAHPEEVVSAGDRVFTRIRLTGRHVGPFLGVAPTGNALEWYTHELWRVEDGRFAERWAVDDLVTLFRQIDVPLPTWVQDSAPVS, encoded by the coding sequence ATGAGCGAGCAGCTCTACCAGCGCTTCGCGCAGCTCTTCAACGCACGCGAGCTGGACGGGCTCGGCGAGGTGATGACCGAGGACTTCATCGACCACCACCCCGGGCTCGTCGACGTCGCGGGACTGTCGATCTACCAGGCGAACCTCGGCGCGGTCATCGAGGCCCTGCAGATGGTCGCCCACCCCGAGGAGGTCGTCAGCGCCGGGGACCGGGTCTTCACCCGGATCCGCCTCACCGGCCGGCACGTCGGCCCCTTCCTCGGCGTGGCCCCCACCGGCAACGCGCTGGAGTGGTACACCCACGAGCTCTGGCGCGTCGAGGACGGCCGCTTCGCCGAGCGCTGGGCCGTCGACGACCTCGTCACCCTGTTCCGGCAGATCGACGTCCCGCTTCCCACCTGGGTGCAGGACAGCGCCCCCGTCTCCTGA
- a CDS encoding GMC family oxidoreductase, with amino-acid sequence MSAPSYDFIVVGAGSAGAALANRLVTGSDATVLLIEAGGRDSRPEIHDEKVPSTISLWGPSEIDWGYVTAPQPALHGRTVPIARGKVWGGSSSINAMLYVRGHRMDYDNWAALGNHGWGYRDVLPYFKRLEDFEGGQSEYRGTGGPIGVLYHADPSPVSTRLFAAGGEVGLKDQGPRFDYNAGEQEETVFYYQTSKTPDHHRSSTATGYLHPLLENPGLTIASEALASRVLIRNERAVGVEYVAGGAIQQAYASTEVIVCGGAFNSPHLLKLSGIGPAAELRGHGIDVVADLPGVGRNLQDHMVVGVCYLAREEPPFVPTLIAETGFFTRTSATPADRPPDLQMAFGGIKFVSPAYDREGPGFTFAPIIIQPRSTGTVTLRSADPSELPIVDPNYLSDPADVECFLEAIELSRALAATSAISGLVKEEIAPGPTVTGRAELAEYVRENAGTLWHPTGTCRMGDDEESVVDDRLRVHGVEGLRVADASIMPQIVAGNTNAPCIMIGEKAADLLLGRTESP; translated from the coding sequence GTGAGCGCCCCCTCCTACGACTTCATCGTCGTGGGCGCCGGGTCCGCGGGCGCCGCCCTCGCCAACCGGCTGGTCACCGGAAGCGACGCCACGGTCCTGCTGATCGAGGCGGGCGGCCGCGACAGCCGGCCCGAGATCCACGACGAGAAGGTGCCGTCCACGATCTCCCTGTGGGGCCCGAGCGAGATCGACTGGGGCTACGTCACGGCTCCCCAGCCGGCGCTGCACGGCCGCACGGTGCCCATCGCGCGCGGCAAGGTGTGGGGCGGCTCCAGTTCGATCAACGCCATGCTGTACGTGCGGGGCCACCGCATGGACTACGACAACTGGGCCGCGCTGGGCAACCACGGCTGGGGCTACCGCGACGTGCTCCCGTACTTCAAGAGGCTGGAGGACTTCGAGGGCGGGCAGTCGGAGTACCGCGGCACGGGCGGGCCGATCGGCGTCCTCTACCACGCCGACCCGAGCCCCGTCTCGACCAGGCTCTTCGCCGCGGGCGGCGAGGTCGGGCTCAAGGACCAGGGGCCGAGGTTCGACTACAACGCGGGCGAGCAGGAAGAGACGGTCTTCTACTACCAGACCAGCAAGACCCCCGACCACCACAGGTCGAGCACCGCCACCGGCTACCTGCACCCCCTGCTGGAGAACCCCGGGCTGACCATCGCGAGCGAGGCGCTGGCGAGCCGCGTCCTGATCAGGAACGAGCGGGCCGTCGGCGTGGAGTACGTGGCCGGCGGCGCCATCCAGCAGGCGTACGCGAGCACCGAGGTCATCGTCTGCGGCGGCGCGTTCAACTCCCCGCACCTGCTGAAGCTGTCGGGCATCGGCCCCGCCGCCGAGCTGCGCGGGCACGGGATCGACGTCGTGGCCGACCTGCCCGGAGTCGGGCGGAACCTCCAGGACCACATGGTCGTCGGGGTCTGCTACCTGGCCAGGGAGGAACCCCCGTTCGTCCCGACGCTGATCGCCGAGACCGGGTTCTTCACCCGCACCAGCGCGACGCCGGCCGACCGGCCGCCGGACCTGCAGATGGCGTTCGGCGGCATCAAGTTCGTCTCCCCCGCCTACGACCGCGAGGGGCCGGGCTTCACGTTCGCGCCGATCATCATCCAGCCGCGCAGCACGGGCACCGTGACGCTGCGGTCCGCGGACCCGTCCGAGCTGCCGATCGTGGACCCGAACTACCTCAGCGACCCGGCGGACGTCGAGTGCTTCCTGGAGGCCATCGAGCTGTCCCGGGCGCTCGCCGCGACCAGCGCCATCTCGGGCCTGGTCAAGGAGGAGATCGCGCCGGGGCCCACGGTCACCGGGCGCGCCGAGCTGGCCGAGTACGTGCGGGAGAACGCCGGGACGCTCTGGCACCCCACCGGGACCTGCCGCATGGGCGACGACGAGGAGTCCGTCGTGGACGACCGGCTGCGCGTCCACGGCGTGGAGGGGCTGCGGGTCGCCGACGCCTCGATCATGCCGCAGATCGTGGCGGGCAACACCAACGCGCCGTGCATCATGATCGGCGAGAAGGCCGCCGACCTGCTGCTCGGCAGGACGGAGTCACCATGA
- a CDS encoding GMC family oxidoreductase — protein sequence MSETYDYIVVGAGASGSVLANRLSELENATVLLLEAGADTIPDTVDIPYRWAEHHFTPIDWVYWTTEQAALGGRKVYLAAGKGIGGSGNLYHMIHLRGQPLDYDNWAYHGATGWSWQDVLPYFRKLESQEDDTNPTAGHDGPVNVINASRHQPNPLSQTFLDACAELGHPSTPDFNAQLTGAGWHHLDIKDGKRFGVRQAYLLPALGRPNLTLSADSRATKLLFEGDRVTGVEYVRGGETRQARAGSEVILCANGLETPKLLMLSGIGQESHLRQFGIDVRLNLPGVGENYHDHVLIVAPVNMTDRAAPEPTMNMSEVCLFANTGGWAVPDVQIGFIHRAQFQPEPHPQLVTMLPGLVRPLARGTLRLASADPLDAPLADPRYLSHPSDRERMVDAFEMARDLFRTHAFADWGVKEVTPGDGVSSRADVTEFVKQNLGSYYHYVGACKMGVDELAVVDPRLRVYGVEGLRIADASVMPEVTTGNCHTAVVMVAERVADFIKQDAAS from the coding sequence ATGAGCGAGACCTATGACTACATAGTGGTGGGCGCGGGAGCGTCCGGCTCAGTGCTCGCGAACAGGCTCAGCGAGCTGGAGAACGCGACGGTTCTCCTGCTGGAGGCCGGCGCGGACACGATCCCCGACACCGTCGACATTCCCTACCGGTGGGCCGAGCACCACTTCACCCCGATCGACTGGGTGTACTGGACCACCGAGCAGGCCGCCCTCGGCGGGCGCAAGGTCTACCTCGCCGCCGGCAAGGGCATCGGCGGGTCCGGCAACCTCTACCACATGATCCACCTGCGGGGTCAGCCGCTGGACTACGACAACTGGGCGTACCACGGGGCCACCGGATGGTCCTGGCAGGACGTGCTGCCGTACTTCCGCAAGCTGGAGTCCCAGGAGGACGACACCAACCCGACGGCCGGGCATGACGGACCCGTCAACGTCATCAACGCGAGCAGGCACCAGCCGAACCCGCTGTCCCAGACCTTCCTCGACGCCTGCGCCGAGCTCGGGCACCCCTCCACGCCCGACTTCAACGCCCAGCTCACCGGTGCCGGCTGGCACCACCTGGACATCAAGGACGGCAAACGGTTCGGCGTCCGGCAGGCGTACCTGCTGCCGGCGCTCGGACGGCCCAACCTGACCCTCAGCGCCGACTCCCGCGCCACCAAGCTGCTCTTCGAGGGCGACCGGGTCACCGGCGTCGAGTACGTGCGCGGCGGAGAGACGCGCCAGGCCCGCGCCGGCTCGGAGGTCATCCTCTGCGCCAACGGCCTGGAGACGCCCAAGCTGCTGATGCTCTCCGGCATCGGCCAGGAGAGCCACCTCAGGCAGTTCGGCATCGACGTCCGCCTGAACCTCCCCGGCGTCGGCGAGAACTACCACGACCACGTGCTCATCGTCGCGCCGGTCAACATGACCGACCGCGCGGCCCCCGAGCCCACGATGAACATGTCCGAGGTGTGCCTGTTCGCCAACACGGGCGGCTGGGCGGTCCCGGACGTGCAGATCGGCTTCATCCACAGGGCGCAGTTCCAGCCAGAGCCGCACCCGCAGCTCGTCACCATGCTGCCCGGCCTCGTCCGCCCGCTGGCGCGCGGCACGCTGCGCCTGGCCAGCGCCGACCCGCTGGACGCGCCGCTCGCCGACCCTCGCTACCTGTCGCACCCCTCCGACCGCGAGCGCATGGTCGACGCGTTCGAAATGGCCCGCGACCTGTTCCGCACCCATGCGTTCGCCGACTGGGGCGTCAAGGAGGTCACCCCGGGCGACGGCGTCTCCAGCCGCGCGGACGTCACCGAGTTCGTCAAGCAGAACCTCGGCTCGTACTACCACTACGTCGGCGCGTGCAAGATGGGCGTCGACGAGCTGGCCGTGGTGGACCCGCGCCTGCGCGTGTACGGCGTCGAGGGGCTCCGCATCGCCGACGCCTCGGTCATGCCGGAGGTCACCACCGGCAACTGCCACACCGCCGTGGTCATGGTCGCCGAGCGGGTCGCCGACTTCATCAAGCAGGACGCCGCCTCGTGA
- a CDS encoding nuclear transport factor 2 family protein, giving the protein MPANQSALDAETAEFARQWFDRLSAHEPVERLLPLVVDQDLEMAFPERTLRSHEDFRDWYAVVGAAFTDQEHVVERLGARDDGDTVHVDVQVVWTATQTSDGSRNSFRVTQEWELAKTPDGLAIVKYHVGALNQLSPAEK; this is encoded by the coding sequence GGAGTTCGCGCGGCAGTGGTTCGACCGGCTCAGCGCCCACGAGCCGGTCGAGAGGCTGCTTCCTCTCGTCGTCGACCAGGACCTCGAAATGGCCTTCCCGGAGCGCACGCTGCGCAGCCACGAGGACTTCCGGGACTGGTACGCCGTCGTCGGCGCCGCCTTCACCGACCAGGAGCACGTGGTCGAGCGGCTCGGCGCCCGCGACGACGGCGACACCGTCCACGTCGACGTCCAGGTCGTGTGGACGGCCACCCAGACCTCCGACGGAAGCCGCAACAGCTTCCGCGTCACCCAGGAGTGGGAGCTGGCGAAGACGCCGGACGGCCTGGCCATCGTCAAGTACCACGTCGGCGCGCTCAACCAGCTGTCGCCGGCGGAAAAGTGA